The proteins below come from a single Triticum aestivum cultivar Chinese Spring chromosome 5D, IWGSC CS RefSeq v2.1, whole genome shotgun sequence genomic window:
- the LOC123124437 gene encoding uncharacterized protein: MASSKPLALLLLVALSATAMSAAGQGCDGHKVTVQNLCGHDLNLGINAVANSKMLFPNGWLLPNGKHESFDVCAWSGSVSAQGAAVAKFHIGHEGGAYYEVSTDQASMPIRVSVTPHGSPLQGHCPTAGCNSGNHCFEHSVPGGNCHGVSEIKIIYYNP, translated from the coding sequence ATGGCGTCCTCCAAGCCCCTTGCCCTCCTGCTACTCGTGGCTCTGTCGGCGACGGCCATGTCCGCTGCCGGTCAAGGCTGCGACGGCCACAAGGTGACGGTGCAGAACCTGTGTGGCCACGACCTCAACCTGGGCATCAACGCGGTCGCGAACAGCAAGATGCTCTTCCCCAACGGGTGGCTGCTCCCCAACGGGAAGCACGAGTCGTTCGACGTGTGCGCGTGGTCGGGGAGCGTGTCGGCGCAGGGCGCCGCCGTGGCCAAGTTCCACATCGGCCATGAGGGCGGTGCGTACTACGAGGTGAGCACCGACCAGGCGAGCATGCCCATCCGCGTCTCCGTCACCCCGCACGGCAGCCCGCTGCAGGGCCACTGCCCCACCGCCGGGTGCAACAGCGGCAACCACTGCTTCGAGCACTCCGTCCCCGGCGGCAACTGCCATGGCGTCTCCGAGATCAAGATCATCTACTACAACCCATAG